One window of Priestia filamentosa genomic DNA carries:
- a CDS encoding C40 family peptidase — translation MSKRFYTYLILGIFFLFIFLPNSAFANEEKSVSETAQKYLGVSYFTDGQEPNQGFSTGGLVQYVFKEAKDLELPLYPREQFELGKDVEKRNLQAGDLVFFKGENTENVTSVGIYNGNNEVIISSVSKGVIKAGLTEGSYYANKYIGAKRLDPNNLYGIESPLLKEAMKYIGVDYSSNGKTPEEGFNSARFVQYVFEQALHLKVPGNSSEQWSLGEDILKENLQPGDVLFFKNADTGNITTTAFYVGKGRMIYSSSTKGITIIEFKDSSYWNSRFYGAKRITEVRDIDREDPLISEALKYIGAPYLESGKTPSGFDCSGFTKYVYEKALGIYLPGAPEQQWKLGTPVKKEDIEVGDLVFFENTHRPGISHVGIYAGNNQMIHASRTGSAEVRINYLSYNFYTEKFAGIRRVKNLTIPKDIPVVKEAIDLLNVPYKSGGTSPEGFDTSGFVQYVYKQIGMDLPRYGKNMLQEGTEVKEEDLQPGDIVFFKSSSIIPAIYVGNGQIAVVSRTEGVRITNYKVSSYWNPIYYSARRLNVEG, via the coding sequence TTGTCAAAACGATTTTATACATATTTAATTCTAGGCATCTTTTTTCTATTCATTTTCCTCCCCAATTCAGCTTTTGCGAATGAAGAAAAAAGTGTTTCAGAAACAGCTCAAAAGTATTTGGGCGTGTCTTATTTTACAGACGGGCAAGAACCCAATCAAGGATTCAGTACAGGTGGGTTAGTTCAGTATGTTTTTAAAGAAGCTAAAGATCTGGAATTACCTCTGTATCCAAGGGAACAATTCGAGCTTGGTAAAGATGTAGAAAAGAGAAATCTCCAAGCTGGTGATCTTGTCTTTTTTAAAGGAGAAAATACAGAAAACGTCACAAGTGTTGGCATTTATAATGGTAATAATGAAGTCATTATTAGCTCCGTCTCAAAAGGGGTTATAAAAGCTGGGTTAACAGAGGGAAGCTACTATGCTAATAAATATATCGGAGCTAAACGACTTGATCCTAACAATCTTTATGGAATTGAATCCCCGCTCTTAAAAGAAGCGATGAAGTACATCGGAGTTGATTACTCAAGCAACGGGAAGACACCTGAGGAAGGTTTTAATTCGGCAAGATTTGTTCAGTATGTATTTGAACAAGCTCTACATCTCAAAGTTCCGGGTAACTCTAGTGAACAATGGAGTTTAGGGGAAGACATATTAAAGGAAAATCTTCAGCCTGGCGACGTTCTTTTCTTTAAAAATGCTGATACAGGAAATATTACGACAACAGCTTTTTATGTAGGAAAGGGAAGAATGATTTACAGTTCGTCTACAAAAGGCATAACTATAATTGAATTTAAAGATTCTTCTTATTGGAATAGTCGTTTTTATGGAGCTAAACGAATAACAGAAGTTCGGGACATTGATCGTGAAGACCCACTAATCAGTGAGGCCCTAAAATATATAGGAGCACCTTACCTTGAAAGTGGTAAAACACCAAGTGGTTTCGATTGTTCTGGATTCACAAAATATGTGTATGAAAAGGCGCTCGGCATTTACTTGCCCGGAGCACCTGAACAACAGTGGAAGCTAGGTACACCTGTTAAGAAGGAAGATATTGAAGTAGGTGATCTCGTATTCTTCGAAAATACGCATCGTCCAGGCATTTCTCATGTGGGAATATATGCAGGAAATAATCAAATGATTCATGCTTCACGAACAGGTTCAGCAGAAGTGAGAATCAATTATTTATCGTATAATTTCTACACAGAGAAATTTGCTGGTATTAGACGAGTGAAAAATCTAACCATCCCTAAGGATATCCCAGTTGTTAAAGAAGCGATAGATCTGCTAAATGTCCCTTACAAATCAGGAGGTACATCACCAGAAGGATTTGATACTAGTGGATTTGTTCAATATGTTTATAAACAAATAGGCATGGATTTACCTCGTTATGGGAAAAACATGCTTCAAGAAGGAACAGAAGTAAAAGAAGAGGATTTGCAACCAGGAGATATCGTATTCTTTAAATCTAGCAGTATTATTCCCGCTATCTATGTTGGAAATGGACAAATAGCCGTTGTTTCAAGAACGGAAGGAGTTCGAATTACGAATTATAAAGTGAGTTCTTATTGGAATCCTATTTATTATAGTGCTAGACGTCTTAATGTTGAGGGATAA
- a CDS encoding HAD family hydrolase: MILKPKAVFLDMDGTILNRYNKVSVATKEIIDDLRAQGIFVFIATGRAFDEIEELVPEGFKVDGCITSNGMAGYVDGEAVFKHSLSLELVEKIIKKARQNKVYYELFPYDAQRMTLKQDKQYVEEEIREPKPDSVEINEWLSRKNALKEEIAWKDHVEGSEFSKFYFFARTKEHINKWKDELNELKKEIDFTTSTSSNHNVEVMVANVNKATGIKQMLNHFGVAADEILAIGDSNNDLPMFQFVSHAVAMKNAPASIQEIVDDVTEFTCDEDGVYHYLSQFRLKKPNQEMITSKKDNK, from the coding sequence ATGATTTTGAAACCTAAAGCAGTATTTTTAGACATGGATGGGACAATTTTAAATCGTTATAATAAGGTGAGTGTGGCAACAAAAGAAATTATTGATGACTTGCGAGCTCAAGGAATATTTGTTTTTATTGCTACAGGAAGAGCCTTTGATGAAATAGAAGAATTAGTGCCAGAAGGATTTAAAGTTGATGGATGTATTACCTCAAACGGTATGGCAGGATATGTAGACGGAGAGGCTGTATTTAAACATTCTCTTTCCCTTGAGTTGGTAGAAAAGATTATTAAAAAAGCGAGACAAAATAAGGTGTACTATGAGCTTTTCCCATATGATGCTCAGCGTATGACATTAAAACAAGATAAGCAATACGTGGAAGAAGAAATTCGAGAGCCAAAGCCAGACAGTGTTGAAATTAATGAGTGGCTTTCACGCAAGAATGCTCTTAAAGAAGAAATTGCTTGGAAAGATCACGTTGAGGGAAGTGAATTTTCGAAGTTCTATTTCTTTGCACGAACAAAAGAACATATTAATAAATGGAAAGATGAGCTTAACGAACTAAAAAAAGAAATAGATTTTACAACTTCTACTTCTTCTAATCACAATGTTGAAGTCATGGTTGCAAATGTAAATAAAGCAACAGGGATCAAGCAGATGTTAAATCATTTTGGAGTGGCTGCGGATGAAATTCTTGCTATTGGGGATAGTAATAATGATTTACCAATGTTTCAGTTTGTTAGCCATGCTGTAGCAATGAAGAATGCTCCGGCTTCTATTCAAGAAATTGTTGATGATGTAACGGAGTTCACATGTGATGAAGATGGAGTATATCACTATCTTTCTCAATTCAGACTGAAAAAGCCAAATCAAGAGATGATCACTTCTAAAAAAGATAATAAATAA
- a CDS encoding NAD(P)H-dependent oxidoreductase, whose protein sequence is MRVLVIVTHPNIENSTVNKAWVKELKKHSNVTIHELYKQYSDEIIDIEKEQKLCEEHDRIVLQFPFYWYSSPPLLKKWQDEVLTYGWAYGSEGNKLHNKDLILAVTSGSPKERYQAGGRNQYSMSELLKPFQATSNLIGTTFLPSFIFHGTYHATTEEIEENAREFAHYILSRDILE, encoded by the coding sequence ATGAGAGTATTAGTCATTGTCACTCATCCGAATATTGAAAACTCAACCGTAAATAAAGCATGGGTGAAAGAATTGAAAAAGCATTCTAATGTAACCATTCATGAACTTTATAAACAATATTCTGATGAAATAATTGATATTGAAAAAGAGCAGAAGTTATGTGAAGAACATGATCGAATTGTTTTACAGTTCCCTTTTTATTGGTATAGTTCCCCTCCATTGCTAAAGAAATGGCAAGATGAAGTGCTTACTTATGGTTGGGCTTATGGGTCTGAAGGGAATAAATTACACAATAAAGATCTTATTTTAGCTGTAACATCTGGAAGTCCTAAAGAGAGATATCAAGCTGGTGGACGTAATCAATATTCTATGAGCGAGCTTTTGAAACCATTTCAAGCAACTAGTAATTTAATAGGAACTACCTTTTTACCGTCGTTTATTTTCCATGGGACTTATCATGCAACTACAGAAGAAATAGAAGAGAATGCTAGGGAATTTGCTCATTACATTTTGTCTAGAGATATCCTTGAGTAA
- a CDS encoding damage repair protein: MDYKQLPNRVIMCIDMKSFFASVSCVIRRLDPLKTKLAVVGDTKRSGSIVLASTPLLKKEGIQTGCRHLDIPKRKDIYVVNPSMERYVKASNYISSLILQYVAPEDFHAYSIDELFIDATASLHLFARTPDELAHKIIHEIYQKTRLVATIGIGPNLLLAKISLDHEAKHNSAGVAYWRYEDIPFKLWSIHPMKNFWGISSATEKRLNRLGIYTIKELALSPKEMLKKEFGVLGEELHQHANGVDYSRISEIYIPRSRSFGKSQILFRNYTNRKEIELLLLELLDNICFRLRMHQVVAQTVHLYIGYSIQRGRGFSRQKKMVRASNLSQDISPYCLTILHTYDNGMPIRSIGISLSNTSIQQEEQMSLFEDSNQREKAYALAKTIDEIRLRYGKNSLLRASSSLDYSTVRYRNSLMGGHKA, from the coding sequence ATGGATTACAAGCAGCTTCCAAACAGAGTCATTATGTGTATTGATATGAAGTCCTTTTTTGCTTCTGTTTCTTGCGTAATACGACGGTTAGATCCTTTAAAAACAAAACTTGCTGTTGTAGGAGATACAAAACGGTCAGGATCTATTGTGTTAGCCTCTACGCCGTTATTAAAAAAAGAAGGAATTCAAACAGGTTGCCGCCACCTCGATATTCCGAAAAGGAAGGATATTTATGTTGTAAATCCTTCTATGGAACGATATGTTAAAGCTTCCAATTATATTTCAAGTCTAATCTTACAATATGTTGCTCCTGAAGATTTCCATGCATATAGTATTGATGAGTTATTTATTGATGCCACAGCTTCTTTGCATCTATTTGCTCGAACACCAGACGAATTAGCTCATAAAATAATACATGAGATTTATCAAAAGACGCGGCTTGTAGCCACAATTGGAATTGGTCCAAATCTCTTACTTGCTAAAATTAGTTTAGATCATGAAGCAAAGCATAACTCAGCAGGAGTTGCTTATTGGAGATATGAAGATATTCCTTTTAAGTTATGGTCCATTCATCCAATGAAGAATTTTTGGGGAATTTCATCTGCTACAGAAAAACGCTTAAACAGGTTGGGCATTTATACGATCAAAGAACTAGCCCTATCTCCTAAAGAAATGTTAAAAAAAGAATTCGGTGTCCTAGGGGAAGAACTCCATCAGCATGCTAATGGAGTTGATTATAGTCGTATCTCAGAAATATACATTCCTCGTTCTCGTTCATTTGGGAAGAGTCAAATTTTATTTCGCAATTATACAAACCGAAAAGAAATTGAATTATTGCTATTAGAGCTATTAGATAATATATGCTTTCGCTTACGAATGCATCAAGTAGTCGCTCAAACGGTTCATTTATACATTGGTTATAGCATACAAAGGGGTAGAGGATTTTCAAGACAAAAGAAAATGGTAAGAGCCTCTAACTTAAGCCAAGATATTTCCCCCTATTGTTTAACAATCTTACATACATATGACAACGGAATGCCTATCCGCTCTATTGGCATTTCATTATCAAATACAAGCATTCAACAAGAAGAGCAAATGAGCTTGTTTGAGGATAGCAATCAGCGCGAAAAAGCGTATGCATTAGCCAAAACGATTGATGAGATTCGTCTTCGTTATGGGAAGAATAGTCTTCTGCGCGCTTCAAGCTCTCTCGATTATTCAACCGTTCGCTACCGAAATAGCTTAATGGGAGGACATAAAGCATAA
- the ald gene encoding alanine dehydrogenase, whose translation MIIGVPKEIKNNENRVALTPAGVVSFINAGHEVLIEQEAGSGSGFTDKDYTVAGAKIVENVEDVWSQAEMIMKVKEPLLSEYRYFREGLILFTYLHLAAEPDLAQALKDTGVIAIAYETVVENGTLPLLTPMSEVAGRMAAQIGSQFLQKSNGGKGILLSGVPGVDRGKVTIIGGGVVGTNAAKIAIGLGADVTILDLSASRLRQLDDIFGNGIKTLMSNSSNIAEAVAEADLLIGAVLIPGAKAPKLVTEEMVKEMKPGSVIVDVAIDQGGIVETVNQITTHDNPIYAKYDVVHYAVANMPGAVPRTSTLALTNVTVPYALQIANKGVFKAIFDNESLKLGLNVANGEITYEAVAKDLAYNFVSPEQVFEKEFTTV comes from the coding sequence ATGATTATTGGAGTACCAAAAGAGATTAAAAATAATGAAAATCGAGTAGCTCTTACACCAGCTGGAGTCGTTTCTTTTATAAATGCTGGACATGAAGTTTTAATTGAACAAGAAGCTGGGAGTGGAAGTGGTTTTACAGATAAAGATTACACTGTAGCGGGAGCAAAGATTGTCGAAAATGTTGAGGATGTATGGTCTCAAGCTGAAATGATTATGAAAGTAAAAGAACCACTCCTAAGTGAATATCGTTACTTTCGTGAAGGACTAATTTTATTCACTTACCTACACTTAGCTGCTGAGCCGGATCTAGCTCAAGCTCTTAAGGATACAGGAGTTATTGCAATTGCGTATGAAACGGTTGTAGAAAATGGTACGCTTCCTCTTCTTACTCCGATGAGTGAAGTGGCAGGTCGAATGGCTGCTCAAATTGGTTCTCAGTTTTTACAGAAATCAAATGGTGGTAAAGGTATTCTTCTCTCTGGGGTTCCAGGTGTTGATCGCGGTAAAGTAACCATTATTGGTGGGGGGGTCGTAGGTACAAATGCAGCAAAAATTGCAATAGGGTTAGGCGCGGATGTTACCATTCTGGATTTAAGTGCAAGTCGTTTACGTCAGCTAGATGATATCTTTGGTAATGGGATTAAAACATTAATGTCTAATTCATCTAACATAGCAGAAGCCGTAGCAGAAGCTGACCTTTTAATTGGAGCAGTGCTAATCCCAGGTGCAAAAGCTCCTAAACTTGTAACAGAAGAGATGGTAAAAGAAATGAAACCAGGGTCGGTTATCGTAGATGTAGCCATTGATCAAGGCGGAATTGTCGAAACCGTCAATCAGATTACTACACATGATAACCCAATATATGCAAAATACGATGTTGTTCATTATGCAGTAGCAAACATGCCTGGAGCGGTTCCAAGAACATCCACACTTGCTTTAACAAATGTTACTGTTCCTTACGCATTACAGATTGCAAACAAAGGTGTATTCAAAGCAATCTTTGATAACGAATCGTTAAAACTTGGGTTAAACGTAGCAAACGGTGAAATCACATATGAAGCTGTCGCAAAAGATCTTGCCTATAATTTTGTCTCCCCAGAACAGGTTTTCGAAAAAGAATTCACAACTGTTTAA
- a CDS encoding YolD-like family protein, which yields MKDRGMKKWRAFASIPEQYIGLQEIIYKQLEVPKPLLTEDQMEQMNQVLVEALYTNQKVYLTCYKHGKYITETGFIQFVDSSRDIFIFNAESSKLKKKIKLSEVINIRFV from the coding sequence ATGAAAGACAGAGGAATGAAAAAATGGAGAGCTTTTGCAAGCATACCTGAACAATACATAGGCCTACAGGAAATTATATATAAGCAATTAGAAGTACCTAAGCCCCTATTAACAGAAGACCAAATGGAACAGATGAATCAAGTATTGGTAGAAGCTTTATATACTAATCAAAAAGTATATCTAACCTGCTATAAGCATGGAAAATACATCACGGAAACGGGGTTCATTCAGTTTGTTGATTCCTCTAGAGACATCTTTATATTCAATGCTGAAAGCTCTAAATTAAAAAAGAAAATAAAATTAAGTGAAGTCATTAATATTCGGTTTGTCTAA
- a CDS encoding class I SAM-dependent methyltransferase, which yields MKKDESSLTSLISTFSRAYHSQFDTPKIFDDYLAKELISQQEFNNIKENMIQGIHFFNRDIAQELKGNAEEILKWITQVQLSPTPLARAAYCEKVLLNEIGLGLEQYVILGAGLDTFCFRHPELQPRLEIFEIDHPSTQQFKKARLNQAKFEISSNLHFVPMDFTQTFSYQSLIDEGFDNKKTFFSLLGVSYYLTKEEISSLINHLFAEIPAGSSIVFDYADENLFKEKGFSNRVENMIKMAEASGEPMKSCFSYKELEHMLEKSGLLIYEHLSPSQIHELYFSNRGDYLSSFETTYFLHAVKR from the coding sequence GTGAAAAAAGATGAATCCAGTTTAACTTCATTGATATCTACTTTTAGCAGAGCTTATCACAGTCAATTTGATACCCCTAAAATCTTTGACGACTATCTAGCTAAAGAGTTAATTTCGCAACAAGAGTTCAATAACATTAAAGAGAATATGATTCAAGGAATACATTTCTTCAACAGGGATATAGCACAGGAACTTAAAGGAAACGCAGAAGAAATATTAAAGTGGATCACCCAAGTTCAACTTTCTCCAACGCCCTTGGCGCGTGCAGCGTATTGTGAAAAGGTGTTACTAAATGAAATAGGATTAGGACTAGAACAATATGTCATACTTGGAGCTGGATTGGATACTTTTTGTTTTAGACACCCAGAGTTGCAACCTCGTCTAGAGATATTTGAAATTGATCACCCTTCTACACAGCAATTTAAGAAAGCCCGATTAAATCAAGCTAAATTTGAAATTTCGAGTAATCTTCACTTTGTTCCTATGGACTTCACTCAAACGTTCTCTTATCAATCCCTAATAGACGAAGGATTTGATAACAAAAAAACGTTTTTTAGTCTTTTAGGGGTTTCTTATTATTTAACCAAAGAAGAAATTTCGAGCTTAATCAATCATTTATTTGCTGAAATCCCAGCAGGAAGTTCCATTGTCTTTGATTACGCGGATGAAAACCTTTTTAAAGAAAAAGGATTCTCCAATAGAGTTGAAAACATGATAAAAATGGCTGAAGCAAGTGGAGAACCTATGAAATCTTGTTTTTCTTACAAGGAATTAGAGCATATGTTAGAAAAATCAGGACTACTTATTTATGAACATCTATCTCCATCACAAATTCATGAGCTTTATTTTTCCAACCGAGGAGATTACTTATCATCTTTTGAAACGACTTATTTTCTTCACGCTGTGAAAAGATAA
- the ltrA gene encoding group II intron reverse transcriptase/maturase has protein sequence MNDKSKPTLKDKKLRYNEYYGIQPVLDTLYQKATKGNSFKKLMPTITSDENILLAFRNIKGNKGSKTSACDNVNIKDIERMEQSYFLNEVKRRFQNYQPQKVRRKEIPKTNGKTRPLGIPSMWDRIIQQCILQVLEPICEAQFCNRSYGFRPNRSAKHAIADSTKKINQQNLTYVVDVDIKGFFDEVNHAKLMRQIWTLGIRDKQLLVIIRKILKAPVQMPDGTTMFPTKGTPQGGILSPLLANINLNEFDWWISKQWETFKARRVKPRYRDGIWSNDHVTGVLSKCSNMKPMYIVRYADDFKIFTNTRNHAEKIFKACKMWLEERLKLHISTEKSKVTNLKKQESEFLGFSLKAVKKGKRKNGKTRYIAETHVSQKALEKTKQDLAKQVKKIQKTPNSNKAIKGISLYNSIIIGKHNYYRIATHVSLDFNKMALELDCMMYNRFPKPTRRGKSNTNGYTNIGKYEGKDKGIKPYLKSKMMRYLKQYPILPISYISHKNPLMKKQAINKYTLEGRALIYKNLADITETELKWLRENPVINERTTVEYNDNRISLYVAQKGKCSVTGEKLLPWEMHCHHKQLWSETMDDSYKNLTIIKPSVHRLIHATKKEIINQLLNELKLNEEQLDRLNKLRKLVKNGEICIESQIEVELNYEQLALFA, from the coding sequence ATGAATGACAAATCTAAGCCCACGCTAAAGGATAAGAAACTTAGATACAATGAATACTACGGTATTCAACCTGTCCTAGACACCTTATACCAAAAAGCAACCAAAGGAAATTCTTTCAAGAAACTGATGCCTACTATCACATCAGATGAAAATATACTCCTTGCTTTTCGTAACATAAAAGGAAATAAAGGGAGTAAAACATCCGCCTGTGACAACGTAAATATCAAAGATATTGAGAGAATGGAACAGAGCTATTTCTTGAATGAAGTGAAAAGACGTTTTCAAAACTACCAACCACAAAAGGTGAGACGGAAAGAAATACCTAAAACCAACGGAAAAACAAGACCTTTGGGAATACCAAGTATGTGGGATAGGATTATCCAACAATGTATTCTTCAAGTCCTAGAACCTATTTGTGAAGCACAATTTTGTAATAGAAGTTACGGATTCCGACCGAACCGAAGTGCAAAACATGCCATAGCAGATAGCACTAAAAAGATAAACCAACAAAACCTCACTTATGTGGTAGACGTAGATATTAAAGGATTTTTCGACGAAGTAAATCATGCTAAACTCATGCGCCAAATATGGACATTGGGTATACGGGATAAACAATTACTCGTCATTATCCGAAAAATATTGAAAGCCCCAGTGCAAATGCCTGACGGCACAACAATGTTTCCAACAAAAGGAACTCCACAAGGTGGAATCCTTAGCCCACTACTTGCAAACATCAATCTTAATGAATTTGACTGGTGGATAAGCAAACAGTGGGAAACATTCAAAGCCCGAAGGGTAAAACCAAGGTACAGAGATGGAATTTGGAGTAATGACCACGTAACAGGAGTCCTATCCAAATGCTCTAATATGAAACCTATGTATATCGTAAGGTACGCAGATGATTTCAAAATCTTCACAAACACACGAAACCATGCAGAAAAAATATTCAAAGCATGCAAAATGTGGCTAGAAGAACGCTTGAAATTGCATATCTCAACCGAGAAATCCAAGGTTACCAATTTGAAAAAGCAAGAGAGTGAATTCTTAGGCTTCTCTCTCAAAGCTGTAAAGAAAGGAAAACGGAAAAACGGAAAAACACGATATATCGCAGAAACACACGTATCACAAAAAGCACTGGAAAAGACGAAACAAGATTTAGCAAAACAAGTGAAAAAAATACAAAAAACCCCGAACTCTAATAAAGCAATCAAAGGAATCAGCTTATACAACAGCATTATCATCGGCAAGCATAACTATTATCGAATAGCAACGCATGTCAGTCTAGACTTCAACAAAATGGCTCTAGAACTCGACTGTATGATGTATAACCGTTTCCCTAAGCCAACAAGAAGAGGAAAAAGTAACACTAATGGATACACGAATATAGGAAAATATGAAGGAAAAGACAAAGGTATCAAACCATATCTAAAGTCTAAAATGATGAGATATCTCAAGCAGTACCCTATCCTACCAATCTCTTATATTTCACACAAAAATCCGTTGATGAAAAAGCAAGCCATTAACAAGTACACCTTAGAAGGTCGAGCCTTGATATATAAAAACTTGGCAGACATAACCGAAACAGAACTAAAATGGCTAAGAGAAAATCCAGTCATAAATGAACGAACAACTGTTGAATATAATGACAATCGAATTTCTCTTTACGTAGCTCAAAAAGGTAAATGTAGTGTAACAGGCGAGAAACTCTTGCCCTGGGAAATGCATTGTCACCATAAGCAATTATGGAGTGAGACAATGGATGACAGCTACAAAAACCTTACCATCATCAAACCAAGTGTTCATAGACTAATACACGCAACAAAAAAAGAAATCATAAACCAACTACTCAATGAACTAAAACTTAATGAGGAACAATTAGACAGACTTAACAAATTGCGAAAGCTAGTCAAAAACGGGGAAATCTGTATTGAATCACAAATTGAAGTGGAATTAAATTATGAACAACTAGCGTTGTTTGCTTAG
- a CDS encoding cupin domain-containing protein has translation MKISQKNAEHYIWGDQCDGWRLVNQKDLSVIHERMPPNTSEVRHYHTKSRQFFFVLKGTATLEINGLLENITPLEGVEVPPHVAHQMMNRSGEDVEFLVISQPTSKGNRIQV, from the coding sequence ATGAAAATCAGTCAAAAAAATGCAGAACATTACATTTGGGGAGATCAATGCGATGGATGGCGTTTAGTAAATCAAAAGGATTTAAGTGTTATTCATGAGCGTATGCCTCCTAATACTTCTGAAGTACGCCATTATCATACAAAATCTCGCCAGTTTTTCTTTGTATTAAAGGGAACTGCTACATTAGAAATAAATGGACTATTAGAAAATATAACACCACTTGAAGGAGTAGAGGTTCCTCCTCATGTTGCCCACCAAATGATGAATCGCTCTGGTGAAGATGTTGAATTTCTTGTTATTTCTCAACCAACAAGCAAAGGAAATAGAATCCAAGTTTAA
- a CDS encoding GNAT family N-acetyltransferase produces MTRDVNNFPFIETNRLLLREIVKDDANDILKYLSDEEVMKYYGLAPFKTINEALNEISWYQSILNEQTGIRWGITLKGKDEVIGSCGFLNRVPEHYRTEIGYELSRDYWGHGIASEALEAVIRYGFKYLKLQRVEALVEPPNIPSQKLIEKNGFIREGLLRKYEFTCGKFDDLYMYSLLKQDFEKLQDSKLNM; encoded by the coding sequence ATGACTAGAGATGTTAATAACTTTCCATTCATTGAGACAAATAGGCTACTATTAAGAGAAATTGTAAAAGATGATGCAAACGATATTTTAAAATATCTGTCTGATGAAGAAGTAATGAAATATTACGGTTTAGCACCTTTTAAGACCATCAATGAGGCTTTAAATGAGATTTCCTGGTACCAATCCATACTAAATGAACAAACGGGAATAAGATGGGGAATTACTCTTAAAGGAAAAGATGAAGTTATTGGGAGTTGCGGCTTTCTTAATAGAGTTCCCGAGCATTATCGAACTGAAATTGGTTATGAATTAAGTAGAGATTATTGGGGGCATGGAATTGCGAGTGAGGCATTGGAGGCTGTCATAAGGTATGGATTTAAATATTTAAAGCTTCAAAGAGTAGAAGCTTTAGTAGAGCCTCCTAATATACCTTCACAGAAATTAATAGAAAAAAACGGTTTTATTAGAGAAGGGTTATTGAGGAAATATGAGTTCACATGTGGGAAATTTGATGATTTATATATGTATTCTTTGTTAAAGCAAGATTTTGAGAAATTGCAAGACAGTAAGCTAAATATGTAA